In Qipengyuania psychrotolerans, one DNA window encodes the following:
- a CDS encoding holin family protein, whose product MALIESLIGPLASIIDKIIPDKEARAKAKLELIALQGTHDLKAIEARLSAIVAEANSRDPWTSRARPSFLYVMYTMILFALPMGVLAAFAPESAGAIGAGVTKYLRGLPDELYALFGTGYLGYTAARQWGKVKGVDA is encoded by the coding sequence ATGGCTCTAATTGAATCGCTTATCGGACCCCTTGCCTCAATTATCGACAAGATCATTCCTGACAAGGAAGCCCGCGCCAAGGCGAAGCTCGAATTGATCGCCCTCCAAGGGACCCACGATCTCAAGGCTATCGAGGCACGGCTTTCCGCCATCGTTGCCGAAGCCAATTCCCGGGACCCCTGGACCAGCCGCGCACGGCCCAGTTTCCTGTACGTGATGTACACAATGATCCTGTTCGCGCTGCCTATGGGAGTGCTCGCCGCATTTGCGCCTGAGTCGGCCGGTGCGATCGGTGCTGGGGTCACGAAATACCTGCGCGGCCTGCCAGATGAACTCTATGCCCTCTTCGGGACCGGCTATCTCGGTTATACGGCTGCTCGCCAATGGGGAAAAGTGAAAGGCGTTGATGCTTGA
- the accC gene encoding acetyl-CoA carboxylase biotin carboxylase subunit — MTISRILIANRGEIALRIHRAAHEMGIETVAVHSTADADAMHVRLADHAVCIGPPSASDSYLNIANIISAAEIAQADAIHPGYGFLSENAKFAEIVEAHDIKWIGPKPEHIRTMGDKVEAKRTAGKLGLPLVPGSDGAVSEFEEAREICNEIGYPVIIKAASGGGGRGMKVCESEDQLETLMQQAGNEAKAAFGDATVYIEKYLGNPRHIEFQVFGDGEGKAIHLGERDCSLQRRHQKVLEEAPSPVISEEDRMRMGEVCSKAMRDMAYRGAGTIEFLWENGEFYFIEMNTRLQVEHPVTEMITGIDLVREQIRIAAGKPLSVTQDEVEFKGHAIECRINAEDAFTFAPSPGKVTYYHAAGGMHVRVDSGLYAGYTIPPYYDSMIAKLIVYGRNREKCMMRLKRALEEMVIEGVKTSIPLHQALLEQEDVQTGNYSIKWLEDWLRDREG, encoded by the coding sequence ATGACGATTTCGCGTATCCTCATCGCCAATCGCGGCGAAATTGCTTTGCGCATTCACCGTGCCGCGCACGAAATGGGCATTGAAACAGTCGCGGTGCATTCGACTGCCGACGCCGATGCGATGCATGTTCGCCTGGCCGATCACGCAGTTTGCATCGGTCCGCCCAGCGCATCCGACAGCTATCTCAACATAGCCAACATCATTTCGGCTGCCGAGATTGCGCAGGCTGATGCGATCCACCCGGGCTATGGCTTCCTTTCCGAAAACGCCAAGTTCGCCGAGATTGTCGAGGCGCATGACATCAAGTGGATCGGCCCCAAGCCAGAACATATCCGCACGATGGGCGACAAGGTTGAAGCCAAGCGCACTGCCGGCAAGCTTGGCCTGCCGCTTGTGCCGGGCTCTGACGGTGCTGTCTCCGAGTTCGAAGAAGCACGCGAGATTTGCAATGAGATCGGCTATCCCGTCATCATCAAAGCCGCCAGCGGCGGCGGCGGACGCGGGATGAAAGTCTGCGAAAGCGAAGACCAGCTCGAAACTCTCATGCAGCAGGCCGGTAATGAGGCGAAAGCCGCATTTGGCGATGCCACGGTCTACATCGAGAAATACCTCGGCAATCCGCGCCACATCGAATTTCAGGTGTTTGGCGATGGCGAAGGCAAGGCGATCCATCTGGGTGAACGCGACTGTTCGCTCCAGCGGCGTCACCAGAAAGTGCTTGAAGAAGCCCCCTCCCCGGTCATTTCTGAAGAAGACCGAATGCGGATGGGCGAAGTATGCTCAAAAGCGATGCGCGACATGGCATACCGCGGCGCAGGCACGATCGAATTCCTGTGGGAAAACGGCGAGTTCTATTTCATCGAAATGAACACCCGCCTGCAGGTCGAACATCCGGTCACGGAAATGATCACCGGTATTGATCTGGTTCGCGAACAAATCCGCATCGCTGCGGGCAAGCCCTTGTCGGTGACCCAGGACGAGGTTGAGTTCAAGGGCCACGCGATCGAGTGCCGCATCAACGCGGAAGACGCCTTCACCTTTGCCCCCAGCCCCGGCAAGGTCACCTATTATCACGCGGCCGGCGGCATGCATGTCCGTGTCGATAGCGGGCTGTACGCGGGCTATACGATCCCGCCCTATTACGACAGCATGATTGCCAAGCTGATCGTTTACGGCCGCAACCGCGAAAAGTGCATGATGCGCCTGAAGCGCGCCCTGGAAGAAATGGTGATCGAGGGCGTGAAGACCTCCATCCCGCTTCACCAGGCGCTGCTTGAGCAGGAAGACGTCCAGACCGGCAATTACTCGATCAAGTGGCTGGAAGACTGGCTGAGGGACCGCGAGGGCTGA
- a CDS encoding sensor histidine kinase: MVTALQTIQVTGASMHFDDRLATVLRNRAGGERAARTQFRQLIDLLGERPQAGDRALKAAAYLRLIALGEMIPVKDRTKIVGESGWRFRNPELVKWFGEAHPHIAAAALHRAQLTAQEWEDIIPKLPIRTRGFLRHRRDLPPEAERVLDALGVSDRALPEPEPFDLVEEIAPADPQSAEPAETEAAPFEEPAPLNLSPLPIEPLAAPQPPTAESGNDGIRALVDRIEAFQRNRSERILDSENPRLPLGEKVDTAPAKPLDEFLFGSDSDGRIDWAEAEIAPMVMGIDLAQAADDSETATRAIRTRQPLAALAAKLRGAERIEGDWVVDAAPRFTRSEGRFYGYVGRFRRAVSGIEDRREAEADRLRQLLHELRTPVNAMQGYAEIIQQQMIGPVPHEYRAIAATIAGDAAHILAGFDELDRLARLETGALDLEPGDADFAAIARKQVAQIQPVLSPRVARFDADLGEGRAPIALSQAEAERLAWRLIATIAGTLAAGEAVSLKMQTGGDQVEFALTLPASLNAAEDVFSVETHASTGALSAGIFGAGFSLRLARAEARAAGGELARIANALVLSLPLLTGAEALPSPQGQPDSAAGR, from the coding sequence ATGGTTACCGCCCTGCAAACTATCCAAGTTACCGGAGCCTCGATGCATTTTGACGATCGCCTTGCCACAGTACTGCGCAACCGCGCAGGCGGCGAGCGTGCGGCCCGGACGCAGTTCCGCCAGCTGATAGACCTGCTTGGCGAGCGTCCACAGGCAGGTGATCGCGCTTTGAAAGCAGCGGCTTACCTTCGGCTCATTGCCCTTGGCGAAATGATCCCCGTGAAGGATCGAACCAAAATTGTCGGCGAGAGCGGCTGGCGTTTCCGCAATCCCGAACTGGTGAAATGGTTCGGGGAAGCACATCCGCACATCGCCGCTGCCGCGCTCCACCGTGCACAACTGACTGCGCAGGAATGGGAAGACATCATTCCCAAGCTCCCGATCCGTACCCGCGGGTTTCTGCGTCATCGCCGCGATTTGCCGCCCGAAGCAGAGCGGGTCCTTGATGCATTGGGCGTGTCGGATCGTGCCCTGCCCGAACCCGAGCCATTCGACCTCGTCGAAGAAATCGCGCCTGCCGATCCTCAGTCTGCTGAACCTGCGGAAACAGAGGCGGCACCCTTCGAAGAGCCGGCACCGCTCAACCTTTCGCCGCTGCCGATTGAACCGCTCGCGGCGCCGCAGCCGCCGACTGCAGAGAGCGGCAACGACGGCATAAGAGCGCTGGTCGACCGGATCGAAGCCTTCCAAAGGAACCGCAGCGAACGGATTTTGGATAGCGAAAATCCGCGCCTACCGCTGGGCGAGAAGGTCGATACGGCTCCGGCCAAACCACTCGATGAATTCCTGTTCGGCAGCGATTCGGATGGCCGAATCGATTGGGCCGAGGCTGAAATCGCGCCGATGGTCATGGGCATCGATCTGGCTCAGGCGGCCGATGACAGCGAAACGGCCACGCGCGCCATACGCACACGCCAACCGCTTGCTGCCCTTGCTGCAAAGCTTCGTGGTGCAGAACGGATCGAAGGCGATTGGGTGGTCGATGCAGCGCCCCGTTTCACGCGCTCCGAAGGCCGGTTTTATGGCTACGTTGGCCGCTTCCGCCGCGCCGTTTCAGGTATCGAAGACCGCCGCGAGGCTGAGGCCGATCGCTTGCGCCAATTGCTGCACGAGCTGCGGACGCCGGTCAACGCGATGCAGGGTTATGCCGAGATCATCCAGCAGCAGATGATCGGCCCGGTCCCGCATGAATACCGTGCAATCGCAGCCACCATAGCTGGCGATGCGGCCCACATCCTTGCCGGCTTCGACGAGCTCGACAGGCTCGCGCGGCTCGAAACGGGCGCGCTCGACCTTGAGCCGGGCGACGCAGATTTCGCAGCGATTGCCCGCAAGCAGGTTGCGCAGATCCAACCGGTGCTCAGCCCGCGGGTCGCACGATTCGATGCTGATCTGGGCGAAGGCCGTGCTCCCATTGCTCTTTCGCAGGCCGAGGCCGAACGGCTGGCCTGGCGCCTGATTGCGACCATTGCCGGAACGCTTGCTGCCGGCGAGGCTGTCTCGCTCAAGATGCAGACGGGCGGCGATCAAGTCGAATTCGCCCTCACCCTACCGGCCAGCTTGAATGCGGCCGAAGATGTGTTCTCGGTCGAAACACATGCCAGCACCGGTGCTCTGAGTGCAGGCATTTTTGGTGCAGGTTTTTCCCTGCGCCTTGCCCGGGCCGAAGCCAGGGCCGCCGGAGGAGAGCTTGCAAGGATCGCAAATGCGCTGGTCCTCAGCTTGCCACTCTTGACCGGTGCCGAAGCCCTGCCTAGCCCACAAGGACAGCCGGACAGCGCTGCCGGCAGATAG
- the accB gene encoding acetyl-CoA carboxylase biotin carboxyl carrier protein, with amino-acid sequence MSTRKSTPGKSGMNIDSSLVRELAEMLGETGLTEIEVEDGERKIRVSRGGGVTMAAAPAQMMAPSAQAPAPVAAAPAPAADAGPADADVSAAIKSPMVGTVYLAAEPGAADFVKIGDTVKEGQTLVIVEAMKVMNPITADKAGTVKAILVENAQPVEFDQPLVLIV; translated from the coding sequence ATGTCCACACGCAAAAGCACACCCGGCAAGTCCGGCATGAATATAGATTCCTCACTGGTTCGCGAATTGGCCGAGATGCTCGGCGAAACCGGCCTTACCGAAATCGAAGTCGAAGATGGTGAACGCAAGATTCGCGTTTCGCGTGGCGGCGGTGTCACGATGGCTGCAGCCCCTGCCCAGATGATGGCCCCCTCCGCTCAGGCCCCCGCGCCTGTAGCAGCAGCACCGGCACCCGCCGCAGATGCTGGTCCAGCAGATGCCGATGTCTCTGCCGCGATCAAGTCACCGATGGTTGGCACTGTCTATCTGGCTGCCGAACCGGGCGCCGCCGATTTCGTAAAGATCGGCGATACGGTGAAGGAAGGCCAGACTCTCGTCATCGTCGAAGCGATGAAGGTGATGAACCCGATTACCGCCGACAAGGCCGGAACGGTCAAGGCGATCCTGGTCGAGAACGCGCAACCGGTCGAATTCGACCAGCCGCTCGTCCTGATTGTCTGA
- a CDS encoding type II 3-dehydroquinate dehydratase gives MTDTVFVLNGPNLNLLGTREPEIYGSETLADIESALVRQAQDLGLSVDFRQTNSEGALVDWLQEAHASGAKAILLNAAAYTHTSIALLDAIKAIAVPVIEVHLSDPSTREDFRHKSYVGMAAVDCVQGLGPRSYYVALERAAAL, from the coding sequence ATGACCGATACCGTCTTTGTCCTCAATGGTCCCAATCTCAACCTGCTCGGCACGCGGGAGCCGGAGATTTACGGCTCCGAAACGCTTGCTGATATCGAATCAGCGCTTGTCCGGCAGGCTCAGGATCTTGGCTTGTCGGTCGATTTTCGTCAGACCAATAGCGAGGGCGCATTGGTGGACTGGCTGCAGGAGGCGCATGCGAGCGGCGCGAAGGCGATCCTCCTCAATGCGGCTGCCTACACACACACTTCCATTGCCCTGCTTGATGCGATCAAGGCCATTGCTGTGCCGGTGATAGAGGTGCACCTGTCTGACCCCTCGACGAGGGAGGATTTCCGGCACAAGTCCTATGTTGGCATGGCAGCTGTCGATTGCGTTCAGGGCCTCGGTCCGCGCAGCTATTACGTAGCGTTGGAGCGGGCTGCCGCGCTGTAA
- a CDS encoding polysaccharide deacetylase family protein produces the protein MADRSLLEPPPASHRARFAPGFGKRVLLTVDTEEEFDWSKPFQSSGHGLGHILRIVKFQEFCEGMGVVPVYLVDWPVATSAQAREILGPLVRDKKAEIGIQLHPWVNPPHREEISAPNSFAGNLPPDLEREKFGRLADAIEEGFGCVPRIYRAGRYGVGHQTARMLKDRGIAIDSSVRTHHDYRAQSGPDFSNHPEYPYWTDEDRKLLELPLTTCYWGMLRRQGALMLPLLRRFPRLGGALTRMGMFERIPLTPEGTSKEEAIRCIDMALDDGMELLVVSLHSPSLMPGHTPYVQSEDDLDALYDWLRGAYGYFLLRGVKPVTVEEIIDSVAV, from the coding sequence TTGGCCGATCGAAGCCTGCTTGAACCGCCACCAGCCTCGCACCGGGCACGCTTTGCGCCCGGCTTTGGCAAGCGCGTTTTGTTGACGGTAGATACCGAGGAAGAGTTTGACTGGTCCAAGCCCTTCCAGTCGTCGGGCCATGGTCTTGGCCATATCCTGCGCATCGTGAAATTCCAGGAATTCTGCGAAGGTATGGGTGTGGTGCCTGTGTATCTCGTCGATTGGCCAGTCGCGACCTCGGCGCAGGCGCGCGAAATACTCGGCCCGCTCGTGCGGGACAAAAAAGCTGAAATCGGCATTCAATTGCACCCTTGGGTCAATCCTCCGCATCGCGAGGAAATCAGCGCGCCCAACAGTTTCGCCGGGAACTTGCCGCCAGATCTTGAACGCGAAAAATTCGGGCGTCTCGCAGATGCAATCGAAGAAGGTTTCGGCTGCGTCCCGCGTATCTACCGCGCCGGTCGCTACGGAGTTGGGCATCAAACAGCACGTATGTTGAAGGACCGCGGTATCGCGATCGACAGTTCAGTGCGCACCCACCACGATTACCGCGCGCAAAGCGGTCCGGATTTCAGCAACCATCCAGAATATCCTTATTGGACCGACGAAGACCGCAAGCTGCTCGAGCTGCCGCTCACGACCTGCTACTGGGGAATGCTGCGACGTCAGGGAGCGCTGATGCTCCCGTTATTGCGGCGCTTTCCTCGCCTGGGCGGAGCCTTGACCCGGATGGGAATGTTCGAACGGATTCCGCTGACTCCCGAAGGCACCAGCAAGGAAGAAGCAATTCGGTGCATCGACATGGCGCTGGACGATGGCATGGAATTGCTCGTCGTGAGCTTGCATAGCCCGTCCCTGATGCCGGGTCATACCCCGTATGTGCAGAGTGAAGACGACCTTGATGCACTCTACGATTGGCTGCGCGGAGCTTACGGATATTTCCTTCTTCGCGGGGTAAAACCGGTCACAGTTGAAGAAATCATCGATTCAGTGGCAGTGTGA
- a CDS encoding Lrp/AsnC family transcriptional regulator has translation MANLDEIDRRLLSELQDQGRITNVELAHRVGLTAPPCLRRVRALEEEGVIRGYHADLNPSKLGFSITVFAMVSLQSQAEGALREFEEAMHNLPEVREVHMLNGEIDFIIKIVSKDLQSFQEFLTSKLTPAPNVASVKTSLTIRTSKSEPGVPLG, from the coding sequence ATGGCTAATCTCGACGAAATCGATCGTCGCCTGCTTTCCGAACTGCAGGACCAGGGCAGAATCACTAATGTAGAGCTGGCCCACCGCGTCGGCTTGACCGCACCCCCCTGCCTGCGCCGCGTCCGCGCGCTGGAAGAAGAGGGTGTGATTCGTGGATACCACGCGGATCTGAACCCGTCCAAGCTTGGCTTCTCGATTACGGTCTTTGCGATGGTCAGCCTGCAGAGCCAGGCCGAAGGCGCGCTGCGCGAATTCGAAGAAGCGATGCACAATCTGCCGGAAGTGCGCGAAGTGCACATGCTGAACGGCGAGATCGATTTTATCATCAAGATCGTCAGCAAGGATCTTCAGAGCTTTCAGGAATTCCTGACCAGCAAGCTCACGCCCGCACCGAATGTGGCCAGTGTGAAGACCTCTCTGACCATTCGCACCAGCAAGAGCGAGCCCGGCGTACCGCTGGGCTGA
- the yajC gene encoding preprotein translocase subunit YajC — translation MIDFLAAAGAAAAQPPIWLQILPWVAIFAVFWFLMIRPQMRQQKAHQEKISGLKRGDEVVTAGGLVGKITKVEDNFVELELAKGMKVRAVRNTIGEVLSGTSAKPAND, via the coding sequence ATGATCGATTTTCTTGCCGCTGCTGGCGCCGCCGCTGCCCAACCGCCGATCTGGCTGCAGATCCTTCCGTGGGTCGCGATTTTTGCGGTTTTCTGGTTCCTGATGATCCGCCCGCAGATGCGCCAGCAGAAAGCCCACCAGGAAAAGATTTCCGGCCTCAAGCGCGGGGACGAGGTCGTCACTGCAGGCGGACTTGTCGGCAAGATCACCAAGGTCGAAGATAATTTCGTCGAACTGGAACTTGCCAAGGGCATGAAAGTCCGCGCCGTTCGCAATACAATTGGCGAAGTGCTCTCCGGCACCTCCGCCAAGCCTGCAAACGACTGA
- a CDS encoding GFA family protein, with protein MIEGHCLCKEVRIEVADAAGEIETCQCTMCRRWGGAFYSALESKQFTIHGEDTVAVYRSSEWGERAFCKTCGSNLWFKFLPTGNRSFSAGLFDSASSARIEKEIFVDEAASWTRIGGEHPKMTGDEIIAEAKAAGFNFD; from the coding sequence ATGATCGAAGGCCACTGCCTCTGCAAGGAAGTCCGCATCGAAGTCGCGGACGCTGCGGGCGAGATCGAGACCTGCCAGTGCACCATGTGCCGCCGCTGGGGCGGAGCGTTTTACAGTGCGCTTGAAAGCAAGCAATTCACGATCCACGGCGAGGATACCGTCGCCGTCTACCGGTCGAGCGAGTGGGGCGAACGCGCCTTCTGCAAAACCTGCGGATCGAACCTGTGGTTCAAGTTCCTCCCCACCGGAAACCGCAGCTTTTCGGCCGGCCTGTTCGACAGCGCGAGCAGTGCGAGGATCGAGAAAGAAATCTTCGTCGACGAAGCTGCCAGCTGGACTCGCATCGGCGGAGAGCATCCCAAAATGACTGGCGATGAGATCATCGCCGAGGCGAAGGCAGCGGGCTTTAATTTCGACTGA
- a CDS encoding phytanoyl-CoA dioxygenase family protein, with translation MSHALSKDGTIGSIIVSDYLPSGRPVRAIAFDKTPSSNWALGWHQDRTIWVEKRNEIFGFGPWTQKQGLLHVEPPFEIIERMLTVRIHLDDVGIDNAPLLIAPGSHKRGLIAENAVQKTIDECGTFVCEANAGDVWIYSTPIIHASQKSSDHARRRVLQVDYSNVELPSGLRWGAEACEWPK, from the coding sequence ATGAGCCATGCACTTTCCAAGGATGGAACAATCGGTTCGATAATCGTCTCCGATTATTTGCCTTCGGGGCGTCCTGTCCGGGCAATCGCTTTTGATAAGACTCCCAGCTCCAACTGGGCTCTGGGTTGGCATCAGGACCGCACCATCTGGGTTGAAAAACGCAACGAGATTTTCGGCTTCGGTCCATGGACCCAAAAGCAAGGACTTCTCCATGTTGAGCCACCCTTCGAGATAATCGAACGTATGCTTACGGTTCGGATCCATCTCGATGATGTCGGCATAGATAACGCGCCGCTTTTGATCGCACCCGGTTCACACAAAAGAGGTCTTATCGCCGAGAATGCGGTCCAGAAGACTATCGATGAATGCGGCACCTTCGTGTGCGAGGCAAACGCCGGCGACGTTTGGATATACTCCACCCCGATCATTCATGCGTCCCAAAAGTCGAGCGACCACGCGAGGAGGAGAGTTCTTCAAGTCGATTACAGCAATGTTGAGCTACCGTCGGGACTGCGCTGGGGCGCTGAGGCCTGTGAATGGCCAAAGTGA
- a CDS encoding MATE family efflux transporter — protein MTAASSTTSLDKRAVWAIALPAMVTNVATALIGIGDMWVVGQLGSAPTQGAVDIGARLFAVLFTVMNFLKTGTTGLVAQAGTRSGIQEQAAVLLRGLIVGLAIAVFLLVAKPLLLPALLDALGADAEVRAAATIYADIRYWSAPAVMANFAVIGFLVGQRRMTTVLIVEVGYNALNIGLGLWFVLGLDWGIAGIGWSSFIAEYAKLFVLAAVLLGGASGPEIIRRARAGGLARLAELRPFLSVNRDLFLRTVVLTVALAGLTRLSAERGAVVLAANGILYQLFIFTALLLDGFENAAQVLNGERVGARDRAGFTAYVRAILWRGMVAAALVAGGFALLAAPILSSFAATPEVEAAAIDLSLWLIIIPFAGVAGFVLDGVFVGASWTRGLLITMIGASLVYAASLWLTWPLGAHGLWLSFVIFLTTRAILQLAMMPGLLNREFGKLD, from the coding sequence GTGACTGCCGCCTCCTCCACCACCAGTCTCGATAAACGCGCGGTCTGGGCAATTGCCCTGCCTGCGATGGTCACCAATGTGGCCACGGCGCTGATTGGTATCGGCGATATGTGGGTCGTTGGCCAACTGGGAAGCGCACCGACACAAGGCGCGGTCGATATCGGCGCGCGGCTGTTTGCTGTCCTGTTCACGGTAATGAACTTCCTCAAGACCGGCACCACAGGCCTGGTCGCGCAGGCGGGTACGCGTTCGGGTATCCAGGAACAGGCCGCCGTTCTCCTGCGCGGCCTGATCGTTGGCTTGGCCATCGCCGTGTTCCTGCTGGTTGCAAAACCATTGCTGCTGCCCGCGTTGCTCGATGCCCTCGGGGCAGATGCCGAGGTACGTGCAGCCGCGACCATCTATGCAGACATCCGCTATTGGAGCGCGCCAGCCGTGATGGCGAATTTCGCTGTCATCGGCTTTCTGGTCGGACAGCGGCGAATGACCACGGTGCTGATCGTGGAAGTGGGATATAATGCGCTCAACATCGGGCTTGGCCTGTGGTTCGTGCTGGGCCTCGATTGGGGCATCGCCGGGATCGGCTGGTCCAGCTTCATCGCGGAATATGCCAAGCTTTTTGTCCTCGCTGCGGTTCTGCTGGGCGGAGCAAGCGGGCCGGAAATCATCCGGCGTGCGCGCGCTGGCGGTCTCGCAAGGCTTGCTGAACTACGCCCGTTCCTCTCGGTCAATCGCGACCTCTTTCTGAGAACGGTAGTGCTAACGGTCGCCTTGGCCGGGCTGACCCGGCTTTCGGCAGAGCGCGGCGCCGTCGTACTTGCGGCCAACGGCATTCTCTACCAGCTCTTCATCTTTACCGCGTTGCTGCTCGACGGGTTCGAGAACGCTGCTCAGGTCCTCAATGGCGAACGTGTAGGCGCCAGGGATCGCGCCGGCTTCACCGCTTATGTGAGGGCCATATTATGGCGGGGCATGGTCGCAGCAGCGCTAGTGGCTGGCGGGTTTGCGCTTCTCGCCGCCCCTATTCTTTCCAGCTTTGCAGCAACACCCGAAGTGGAAGCTGCGGCGATCGACCTGAGCCTATGGCTCATCATCATTCCGTTTGCAGGCGTTGCCGGCTTCGTGCTCGACGGAGTATTCGTCGGCGCAAGCTGGACGCGTGGATTGCTGATTACGATGATCGGCGCATCGCTGGTTTACGCGGCATCCCTCTGGCTGACCTGGCCTTTGGGAGCGCACGGACTGTGGCTTTCCTTCGTGATCTTTCTGACCACACGGGCAATATTGCAGCTGGCCATGATGCCCGGTTTGCTCAACCGCGAATTCGGAAAGCTGGACTGA
- the secD gene encoding protein translocase subunit SecD, translating to MLDFPTWRKVFLWGVAVFGMLLSLPSLFSLANLDWPDQLPDPVVNLGLDLAGGSHILLEAERDEVSAMRLEDLEEGVRNAMRRAEPRIRIGDVSTADGQLSFLLDDAGDVDRARAELEDLMNGTGPVREWDLQVVDGQRFVLTQTAAGLDNAVDAAMEGALRTVGIRIDGLGTREPTILRQGDTRIVVQVPGLQDPEQLKELLGKTAKLEFKLVERQASAEEVARGFVAGGEVYPYAEGEGFPNGVVVQRIGGIDGETLTGAQQNFDPQTNEPVVSITFNPDGGRRFARMTTQYTGRQFAIILDDEVISAPRMLEPIQNGQSQISGSFTVESANNLAIQLRSGALPVELSVVEERTVGPDLGADSIKQGMIAILIGTLLVMGLMIVTYGRFGIFATIALVINMLMLLGIMAALNMTLTLPGIAGFVLTIGAAVDANVLINERIREERARGRRVIAAVENGYKEASRAIYDANITNFIAGVLLFNFGSGPIKGFAVVLVVGLFTSVFTAVPLTRMWVAGWLRKARPADLNI from the coding sequence ATGCTCGATTTCCCGACCTGGAGGAAAGTGTTCCTATGGGGCGTCGCCGTTTTCGGCATGCTCCTGTCACTGCCTTCGCTTTTCTCGCTCGCCAATCTGGACTGGCCCGATCAATTGCCGGATCCGGTGGTCAATCTGGGCCTCGACCTTGCAGGCGGTAGTCACATCCTTCTTGAGGCAGAGCGTGACGAAGTGTCCGCCATGCGGCTCGAGGATCTGGAAGAGGGCGTGCGCAACGCCATGCGCCGCGCCGAACCGCGTATCCGCATCGGCGATGTCTCGACTGCTGACGGCCAGCTGAGCTTCCTGCTCGACGATGCCGGCGACGTTGATCGTGCGCGGGCCGAACTCGAAGACCTGATGAACGGCACCGGTCCGGTGCGCGAATGGGATCTCCAGGTAGTAGATGGACAGCGTTTCGTGCTGACCCAGACTGCTGCTGGCCTCGACAATGCGGTCGATGCCGCGATGGAAGGCGCACTGCGCACCGTTGGTATTCGTATCGACGGGCTGGGCACGCGTGAGCCGACCATCCTGCGACAGGGCGATACCCGCATCGTGGTCCAGGTTCCGGGCCTCCAGGATCCTGAGCAGCTGAAGGAATTGCTGGGCAAGACCGCCAAGCTGGAATTCAAGCTGGTCGAACGCCAGGCTAGCGCCGAAGAAGTTGCTCGCGGTTTTGTCGCTGGCGGCGAAGTATATCCCTATGCAGAGGGTGAGGGCTTTCCCAATGGGGTCGTGGTCCAGCGGATCGGCGGCATCGATGGGGAAACGTTGACCGGTGCTCAGCAGAATTTCGACCCGCAGACCAATGAGCCGGTAGTCTCGATCACTTTCAATCCTGACGGCGGCAGGCGTTTCGCCCGCATGACCACCCAATATACCGGTCGCCAGTTCGCGATCATTCTGGACGATGAAGTGATCTCGGCCCCGCGAATGCTGGAGCCGATCCAGAATGGTCAGTCGCAGATTTCCGGAAGCTTCACTGTCGAAAGCGCAAATAACCTGGCGATCCAGCTTCGTTCGGGCGCATTGCCTGTCGAACTGAGCGTGGTTGAAGAGCGGACGGTTGGCCCGGACCTTGGCGCCGATTCGATCAAGCAGGGCATGATTGCCATCCTCATCGGCACCCTGCTGGTGATGGGCCTGATGATCGTTACCTATGGGCGCTTTGGCATATTCGCGACGATTGCGCTCGTCATCAACATGTTGATGTTGCTCGGCATCATGGCGGCGCTCAATATGACGTTGACCCTGCCGGGCATCGCGGGCTTCGTCCTGACAATCGGTGCGGCGGTGGACGCCAACGTGCTGATCAACGAGCGAATACGTGAAGAACGAGCCCGGGGTAGGCGCGTGATTGCGGCGGTCGAAAACGGCTACAAGGAAGCAAGCCGCGCGATTTATGACGCGAACATTACCAACTTCATTGCTGGCGTGCTGCTGTTCAATTTCGGCTCTGGTCCGATCAAGGGCTTCGCAGTCGTGCTAGTCGTCGGCCTGTTCACCAGTGTGTTCACGGCAGTGCCGCTCACCCGCATGTGGGTCGCCGGATGGTTGCGTAAAGCGCGCCCCGCCGATTTGAATATTTGA